CCGCGCGCCGCGCAAGGTTCAACGACGGAAACCGCTCCACATCCGGATCCTCAAACGTCAACGTACCCAGCTTCGCCAAACTCGTCTGCACACGTGCGCTCGATGCCCGCTCCGGATACGTCAGCGCGTATTGAATCGGCAGGCACATGTCCGGCGTGGACATCTGCGCGATCATCGAGCCGTCCACAAATTCCACCAGCGAATGCACCACGCTTTGCGGATGCACCACCACCTTCACGCGCGCCATTTCAATGTTGAACAACCACCGCGCCTCGATCATTTCCAGCCCCTTGTTGAAAAGCGTCGCCGAATCAATCGTGATTTTTTTGCCCATCACCCACGACGGATGCTTCAATGCGCGCTCAACCGTGATGCCCGCAAATTCTTCTTTCGGCGTCTTGCGGAATGGGCCGCCCGATGCCGTCAGCCACAACGCGCGCACCGAGTCTTCCGGCTTGCCATCGAGGCATTGAAAAATCGCCGAGTGTTCGCTGTCCACCGCCAGCACGCGCACGCCATACTTGCACGCCTCGTTCATCACGATTTCGCCGGCCATCACCAAAATTTCCTTCGACGCCACCGCAATATCTTTCCCCGCGCGAATCGCCGCCAGCGCCGGCTGCAATCCCGCCGTGCCCACGATCGCTATCAACACAATGTCCGCCGACGGCAGCGTCGCCAATTTCAACAAACCCTCCGCACCGCAATAAACATTCGCCGAAGTGCCGAGCGTATCCTGCGCCTCCTTCGCCTTCGCGGGATCGCTGATTGAAATCGCCTCCGGCTTATGCCGCCGCGTCTGCTCCAGCAACAACTCCAAATTATTCCCCGCCGCCATACCCACAATGCGAATCCGGTCCGGCAAATCATCCGCGACCTTGATCGTGCTGGTGCCGATGGAACCCGTGCTGCCCAATAAAACCACTTTTTTCATTTTAGATTTACGATTTACGACGACAACTCAATGGGAGGGCGAGCGTACTCGCGAGCCCTAAAATTCCACACACACGCCATCTTCGTCCACAAGTCCACCAGACCCACCGCTTCTCATTAACCCCCGGCTTCAGCCGGGGGAGAATCCAACCCCAAAAATAACTATCCCGAGCGAAGCGAGGCAAGCCCGTACCCTCGCACAAAACGAAACGAATGGTAGATTCAAAAGCCCTTCAAAACGTGCCGCAAATACAAATACATAATCGGCGCATTAAACAACAAACTATCGAGTAAATCCAAAATCCCACCGATACCGGGAAAAATTCTACCAGAATCCTTCACCCCAGCTTCACGTTTAAAAATAGACTCGATCAAATCTCCAATCACCGCCGTCGCACTAAGCACGATTCCCAAAATGACCGCATGCACCCAATTCATCGAAGGCATTCTGCTTCCCGCAAAATGCACAAACACCACACTCGCGATTCCCGAAACCACAATCGCGCCCCCAAAACCTTCCCAGGTCTTTCCCGGGCTGATTCGCGGAATCATCTTGTGCTTTCCGATCAGCGAACCCACCGCGTACGCGCCCGCATCACTGAACTTGGTGATCAACACGAAATACAAAACATAAAAATGCCCGTCGCCATCCACGTGCCGGAAATAATTTATTTTTTGAATGAAATTCAAAAGCCACGGCACATACATCAACCCAAACAAAGTCGCCGCGATGGAAAAGATGGCCGTGTTATTGATCTTGGAAAGAAATTGCCGCACGCACAAACCAAGCACGAACAAAATGAGAAACGTCGTTTCAAAATCATTCACGCGCGCGGGAGAATTATTCAACCCCAGCATCCCGTTCAAATTGAAAAATGTCCCGACCATCAACAGGCATCCACCCGCCAGCCCGGAATATTTGAAGCACGTCTGCCCGCATTTCTCGACCAGCCCGTAAAATTCCCAAAGCCCCGCGCCCGCGAGCAGCACCATGATCACCAGGAACACACAATCGGAAATAATCTTCTGCCCTGAAAATAATCCCGCCAGAATCACCGTCCACAATACGACGAAGCTCAGCAACCTCCGAAAAAATATCTGCCGCTTGGAAAGCTTGGGCGCGGTTGGACTGATCTCATTCGGCATACGCGCACAAATTTAGCGCTTTGCCTCCGTTTCGGCTATCACAAACCGCCGAATCGCCGATGCCGCTTCGCATAATCTTCCAGCGCCACGAAGAATTGCGGTTTGCGAAAATCCGGCCACAACGTCGAAGTCACCACCAGTTCCGCGTAGGAAATTTGCCACAACAAAAAATTGCTCACGCGCATCTCGCCACTCGTGCGGATCAACACATCCGGGTCCGGCCATTTGCGCGTATATAAATGGTCGCCAAAAACCTGCTCGGTGATTTCTGCCGCATCCAACTCGCCCTTCTTGACCTTCGTCGCCACGCTGCGGACCGCCTCCACGATTTCCGTGCGGCCGCCATAACTCAACGCCATGATCAAAGTCAGGCCGTTATTTTTCGCCAGCGCTTCCTGCGTTTTTTTGAACTGCTTCTGCACGAACTCCGGCAACCGATGAAGCTGGCCGATAGCTTCGAGTTGCACGTTGTTGCGATTGAGTTCGGGAAGTTCGTTCTTGAGATAATGCGCCAGATATTTCATCAGCGTATCCACCTCGTCCTTGGGCCGGTTCCAATTCTCCACCGAGAACGCGTAGAGCGTCAGATATTTGATGCCCAGTTCCCCCGCCGCGCGAATGATCGCGCGCACGGATTCCGCGCCCATGCGATGCCCCTCGACGCGTGGCAAATGCCGTTGCTTTGCCCAGCGT
This portion of the Verrucomicrobiia bacterium genome encodes:
- a CDS encoding 1-deoxy-D-xylulose-5-phosphate reductoisomerase — encoded protein: MKKVVLLGSTGSIGTSTIKVADDLPDRIRIVGMAAGNNLELLLEQTRRHKPEAISISDPAKAKEAQDTLGTSANVYCGAEGLLKLATLPSADIVLIAIVGTAGLQPALAAIRAGKDIAVASKEILVMAGEIVMNEACKYGVRVLAVDSEHSAIFQCLDGKPEDSVRALWLTASGGPFRKTPKEEFAGITVERALKHPSWVMGKKITIDSATLFNKGLEMIEARWLFNIEMARVKVVVHPQSVVHSLVEFVDGSMIAQMSTPDMCLPIQYALTYPERASSARVQTSLAKLGTLTFEDPDVERFPSLNLARRAGEVGGTLPAVLNAANEIAVEAYVNRKITFPQITEIVGRTMDRHALVSHPTLEQILEADAWARQDAGR
- a CDS encoding phosphatidate cytidylyltransferase, with product MPNEISPTAPKLSKRQIFFRRLLSFVVLWTVILAGLFSGQKIISDCVFLVIMVLLAGAGLWEFYGLVEKCGQTCFKYSGLAGGCLLMVGTFFNLNGMLGLNNSPARVNDFETTFLILFVLGLCVRQFLSKINNTAIFSIAATLFGLMYVPWLLNFIQKINYFRHVDGDGHFYVLYFVLITKFSDAGAYAVGSLIGKHKMIPRISPGKTWEGFGGAIVVSGIASVVFVHFAGSRMPSMNWVHAVILGIVLSATAVIGDLIESIFKREAGVKDSGRIFPGIGGILDLLDSLLFNAPIMYLYLRHVLKGF
- a CDS encoding isoprenyl transferase; translation: MSAAAIHLSAEAMACLPRHVAIIMDGNGRWAKQRHLPRVEGHRMGAESVRAIIRAAGELGIKYLTLYAFSVENWNRPKDEVDTLMKYLAHYLKNELPELNRNNVQLEAIGQLHRLPEFVQKQFKKTQEALAKNNGLTLIMALSYGGRTEIVEAVRSVATKVKKGELDAAEITEQVFGDHLYTRKWPDPDVLIRTSGEMRVSNFLLWQISYAELVVTSTLWPDFRKPQFFVALEDYAKRHRRFGGL